Genomic segment of Leptospiraceae bacterium:
TTCTAAATTCTTTCTTTTGATTTTGACTTCTTGGTTTGACTCTAAGTGTTCTTTTTCGAAATGATATTCGAGAAAACTTCCTTCGATCTGGATTTCGTGATCTCTATAGAAAGCATTTCCTTCGATCAATAAATAATTTTTCGTATAATCCAAGACTGCTCGTTCTGATCTTGCTTCTGCTGGATGTGGTAAAAACTGAAGGAACTCAAACTCGTATAAAACGATTTTTTGATCTTTTGCTTCTTTTTCGTCTTGGTAAAGATAAGCTTCCTTGGCATTTAGTTTCCATTTTTTTTGACCAAAACCTTTGTATTCAATTCGCTCAAATTGGTAGATACGAACATTGGCAAAAGGTTCTCTTGTTTGTTCTTTCAAAACGGGATGCGAGTTCCTACAGTAAAAAAAAAGATAAAACAAAAAAAGAAAAACAAATTTCATAATTTCACTGGAATTTTCATTGGGGTGCTTGAGTTTTTACGAGTCGATCGAGGTCATAGAGATGCTTTAAGAGTTCTTCTGCTTGATCCAAAGGAAACTGTGTTGCTGAGTCGGACCATGCGTTTTGGGGATCAGGATGGATTTCCATGAAGATCCCTTCAATCCCAATCGATACGGCTGCTTTCAGTAAATAAGGAATCATCTCTCGATTCCCTCCACTTTGGGTTCCAAAACCTCCTGGCTGTTGGGTGCTGTGCGTTCCATCAAATACAACAGGCAAATCAAAACCTTGCATGATGGGAATTGAGCGAGGATCAAATA
This window contains:
- the lptC gene encoding LPS export ABC transporter periplasmic protein LptC translates to MKFVFLFLFYLFFYCRNSHPVLKEQTREPFANVRIYQFERIEYKGFGQKKWKLNAKEAYLYQDEKEAKDQKIVLYEFEFLQFLPHPAEARSERAVLDYTKNYLLIEGNAFYRDHEIQIEGSFLEYHFEKEHLESNQEVKIKRKNLETICQGGMLYDKKQELQICRKPRGFYLQ